A stretch of Anas acuta chromosome 3, bAnaAcu1.1, whole genome shotgun sequence DNA encodes these proteins:
- the MYCN gene encoding N-myc proto-oncogene protein, whose amino-acid sequence MPGMVSKNPDLEFDSLQPCFYPDEDDFYLCGPDSAPPGEDIWKKFELLPTPPLSPSRAGLQEHPPGGGPVPWGGAALGGCRPTDHLDWASELLLLPPEADLWGGTDGGDLFESGLGVTNNLNSIIIQDCMWSGFSAREKLERAVSEKLQGKPPATTTTAAPPPPPPAAATTALVTTAAVPAVATAECVDPAVVFPFPVTKREATVTGTSRGVVGGGGAPRGARSPRPAGDSRASSSSSGDDTLSDSDDEDEEEEDEEEEIDVVTVEKRRSSSNKAVTTLTITVRPKNTTFPSVRTQQNELILKRCAPIHQQHNYAAPSPYMESEDAPPQKKLKTEVPRPVKPMIQPKSKSSSPRNSDSEDSERRRNHNILERQRRNDLRSSFLTLRDHVPELVKNEKAAKVVILKKATEYVHSLQAEEQKLLLEKEKLQARQQQLVKKIEFKRTC is encoded by the exons ATGCCAGGAATGGTCAGCAAAAACCCCGACCTCGAGTTTGACTCTTTGCAGCCCTGTTTCTACCCGGACGAAGATGACTTTTATTTGTGCGGCCCGGACTCTGCCCCCCCTGGGGAGGACATCTGGAAAAAGTttgagctgctgcccacccctcccctGTCTCCCAGCCGGGCAGGTCTCCAGGAGCACCCCCCGGGAGGGGGCCCGGTGCCTTGGGGAGGGGCAGCACTGGGGGGCTGCCGCCCCACCGACCACCTGGACTGGGCGTCCGagcttctcctgctgcccccgGAGGCCGACCTGTGGGGCGGCACGGACGGGGGGGACTTGTTCGAGTCGGGGCTTGGCGTGACCAACAACCTCAACTCCATCATCATCCAGGACTGCATGTGGAGCGGCTTCTCTGCCCGCGAGAAGCTGGAGCGGGCGGTCAGCGAGAAGCTCCAGGGCAAGCCgcccgccaccaccaccactgccgCCCCGCCACCACCCCCCCCGGCTGCCGCCACCACTGCCCTTGTCACCACAGCCGCCGTCCCTGCCGTGGCAACGGCTGAGTGTGTGGACCCAGCCGTTGTCTTCCCCTTTCCTGTCACCAAAAGGGAGGCAACGGTGACGGGGACGAGCAGAGGGGTGGTGGGCGGAGGGGGGGCCCCACGGGGCGCTCGGTCGCCACGTCCAGCTGGGGACAGccgggccagcagcagcagctctggagacGACACCCTCAGTGACTCGG atgatgaagatgaggaggaagaggatgaagaagaagaaatagatGTTGTGACAGTGGAGAAAAGACGCTCCTCCTCCAACAAGGCTGTTACGACTCTTACTATCACAGTGCGTCCTAAAAATACCACTTTTCCATCAGTCAGGACACAGCAGAATGAACTGATCTTAAAGCGTTGCGCACCAATTCACCAGCAGCATAATTATGCCGCTCCTTCTCCATACATGGAGAGTGAAGATGCTCCACCacagaaaaagttaaaaactgaGGTGCCCCGTCCAGTAAAACCCATGATCCAACCAAAGTCTAAGAGTTCAAGTCCTCGAAACTCGGATTCAGAGGATAGTGAACGTCGACGTAACCACAATATCCTGGAGCGTCAAAGGCGTAATGATCTACGGTCAAGTTTTCTCACATTAAGGGACCATGTTCCAGAACTGgttaaaaatgagaaagctgCAAAAGTTGTGATCTTGAAAAAAGCCACTGAATATGTCCATTCTCTTCAGGCAGAGGAGCAGAAGTTATTgctagaaaaggagaaattgcaAGCCAGACAACAACAGCTGGTAAAGAAAATAGAGTTCAAGCGGACTtgctaa